Proteins co-encoded in one Xiphophorus hellerii strain 12219 chromosome 10, Xiphophorus_hellerii-4.1, whole genome shotgun sequence genomic window:
- the LOC116726938 gene encoding sodium-dependent neutral amino acid transporter B(0)AT2-like, translating to MEKQPLPDDGDKTGAPVPDGGAAGGPPAASEPPSRAGWNSKVEYFLAQVGFSVGLGNVWRFPYLCHQNGGGAFLLLYVLLMLVVGIPLFFLELAAGQDIRQGSIGVWKYISPRLAGIGYSSCVVCFFVALYYNVILAWSLFYLGNSFQYPLPWQQCPKHGNVTEKECEASSPTSFFWYRRALNITDSIDQVGSFNPYIVGCLLAAWTVVCLGMFKGIKSSVKVMYFSSIFPYVVLVCFLIRGLMLDGAAEGIAHMFYPKLSIWADIQVWRQAATQVFFALGLGFGSIIAYSSYNPKNNNCHRDAFTVSSINFLTSLLATLVVFAVLGFRAKERVVTCVKRNLQQLRWQHHAGLLTFNPPPFNLSAPDSVGWQAYSSWFNQHGETLANLTDCDLEKEMQTGVEGTGLAFIAFTEAMTQLPGSPFWSALFFLMLLNLGLSTMFGTMEGILAPLRDRFASLARNKTKLTVASCAAGFLIGLLFTQRCGNYFVTMFDDYSATLPLIIVVVFETFSVSWLYGADRFLDDMEAMLGWRPSVLYKYLWKYVCLLAMLGLLGATTVRMLMETPTYMSWNQETASEVRLPYPGWALAVLALLIIFAMLPVPVGFIYSVLQDRRRPSSRDTETGLYRIVNSDETPMTDMTDADWTDPDRTDPDHRNGFIPSES from the exons ATGGAGAAGCAGCCTCTGCCAGACGACGGCGATAAGACGGGAGCGCCGGTCCCGGACGGCGGCGCCGCCGGCGGGCCGCCGGCCGCCTCCGAGCCTCCGTCCCGGGCCGGATGGAACAGCAAGGTGGAATATTTTTTAGCGCAGGTGGGATTCAGCGTCGGCCTGGGAAACGTCTGGAGGTTTCCGTATCTGTGCCACCAGAACGGAGGAG GAGCCTTCCTGCTGCTCTACGTGCTGCTGATGCTGGTCGTGGGAATCCCGTTGTTCTTCCTGGAGCTGGCGGCCGGCCAGGACATCCGGCAGGGAAGCATCGGAGTCTGGAAGTACATTTCTCCCAGGCTGGCGGGAATCGGTTACTCCAGCTGCGTG gTCTGTTTCTTCGTGGCTCTTTACTACAACGTCATCCTCGCCTGGAGCCTTTTCTACCTCGGCAACTCCTTCCAGTACCCGTTGCCCTGGCAACAGTGCCCCAAACACGGAAACGTCACGG AGAAGGAATGCGAGGCGAGTTCCCCGACGTCGTTCTTCTGGTACCGCAGAGCGCTGAACATCACCGACTCCATCGACCAGGTGGGGTCCTTCAACCCGTACATCGTGGGCTGCCTGCTGGCCGCTTGGACCGTCGTCTGCCTGGGGATGTTCAAGGGCATCAAGTCCTCCGTCAAG GTCATGTATTTCTCCTCCATCTTCCCCTACGTGGTTCTGGTCTGCTTCCTGATCCGCGGCCTCATGCTGGACGGCGCCGCAGAGGGAATCGCCCACATGTTCTACCCCAAG CTGTCGATCTGGGCGGACATCCAGGTGTGGCGCCAGGCGGCCACGCAGGTGTTCTTCGCTCTGGGCCTGGGCTTCGGCTCCATCATCGCCTACTCCTCCTACAACCCCAAGAACAACAACTGCCACCGCGACGCCTTCACCGTCTCCTCCATCAACTTCCTGACCTCGCTGCTCGCCACGCTGGTGGTGTTCGCCGTGCTCGGCTTCCGCGCCAAGGAAAGGGTCGTGACCTGCGTGAAGAG gaacctgcagcagctgcggtggcagcatcatgccggCCTGCTGACCTTTAACCCGCCCCCCTTTAACCTTTCCGCCCCGGACTCAGTGGGCTGGCAGGCCTACAGCTCCTGGTTCAACCAACATGGAGAGACTCTGGCTAATTTAACCGACTGCGACCTGGAGAAGGAGATGCAGACG GGCGTGGAGGGGACGGGTCTGGCCTTCATCGCCTTCACGGAGGCCATGACGCAGCTGCCCGGCAGCCCCTTCTGGTCGGCGCTCTTCTTCCTCATGCTGCTCAACCTCGGACTCAGCACCATGTTCGGAACCATGGAGGGAATCCTGGCGCCGCTCCGGGACCGCTTCGCCTCGCTGGCCCGGAACAAGACCAAGCTCACTG TGGCCAGCTGTGCGGCCGGTTTCCTGATCGGCCTGCTCTTCACGCAGCGCTGCGGGAACTACTTTGTGACCATGTTTGACGATTACTCCGCCACGCTGCCGCTCATCATCGTCGTCGTGTTCGAGACCTTCAGCGTGTCGTGGCTCTACGGCGCCGACAG GTTCCTGGACGACATGGAGGCCATGCTGGGCTGGAGGCCGTCGGTGCTGTACAAGTACCTGTGGAAGTACGTGTGTCTGCTGGCCATGCTGGGGCTGCTGGGCGCCACCACCGTCCGCATGTTGATGGAGACGCCGACGTACATGAGCTGGAACCAGGAAACG gcatCGGAGGTCCGGCTGCCGTATCCCGGCTGGGCTCTGGCGGTTCTGGCTCTGCTGATCATCTTCGCCATGCTGCCGGTCCCGGTCGGGTTCATCTACTCGGTTCTGCAGGACCGCAGGCGGCCGAGCAGCAGGGACACGGAGACGGGGCTGTACCGCATCGTTAACTCTGACGAGACGCCCATGACGGACATGACCGACGCAGACTGGACCGACCCGGACCGGACCGACCCGGACCACCGGAACGGCTTCATACCGTCTGAGTCCTAG
- the LOC116726612 gene encoding vesicular glutamate transporter 1-like, with protein MEIRPDRFKAAAAKTLGKIYGALEKKQENGETIELSAEGRPELVQEKEMPVVDCTCFGLPRRYIIAILSGIGFCISFGIRCNLGVAIVSMVNSHTVFRDNKEVIVKAQFTWDPETVGMIHGSFFWGYIVTQIPGGFICQKFAANRVFGFAVVATSCLNMLIPTAARMHFGCVIIVRICQGLVEGVSYPACHGIWAKWAPPLERSRLATTAFCGSYAGAVIAMPLAGILVQYSGWSSVFYVYGSFGVMWYCFWILVSYESPAAHPTITEEERTYIEESIGESSQHTVTKFNTPWKSFFTSMPVYAIIVANFCRSWTFYLLLISQPAYFEEVFGFEISKVGILSALPHLVMTIIVPIGGQIADYLRSNQIMTTTNVRKIMNCGGFGMEATLLLVVGFSHTKGVAITFLVLAVGFSGFAISGFNVNHLDIAPRYASILMGISNGVGTLSGMVCPLIVGAMTKNKTREEWQGVFLIASLVHYGGVIFYGIFASGEKQPWAEPEELSVEKCGILDEDELANETEELYRSSGGAGYGATTQGSDPNGGGGGWVSDWDRTEEYVQPAGTNSYAHGGEPEFT; from the exons ATGGAGATCCGGCCGGACAGGTTCAAAGCTGCGGCAGCGAAGACTCTGGGGAAGATTTACGG GGCGCTAGAGAAGAAGCAGGAAAATGGCGAAACCATCGAGCTGTCGGCGGAGGGCCGGCCGGAGCTGGTGCAGGAGAAGGAGATGCCGGTGGTGGACTGCACCTGCTTCGGCCTGCCCCGCCGCTACATCATCGCCATCCTGTCCGGGATCGGCTTCTGCATCTCGTTCGGCATCAGGTGCAACCTGGGCGTGGCCATCGTCAGCATGGTCAACAGCCACACCGTCTTCAGGGACAACAAGGAGGTCATCGTG AAAGCTCAGTTCACCTGGGATCCAGAGACGGTGGGGATGATCCACGGTTCCTTCTTCTGGGGTTACATCGTCACCCAGATCCCCGGAGGTTTTATCTGTCAGAAGTTCGCAGCAAACAG GGTGTTTGGCTTCGCCGTCGTCGCCACTTCCTGCCTGAACATGCTGATCCCCACGGCGGCGCGGATGCACTTCGGCTGCGTCATCATAGTGAGGATCTGTCAGGGCCTGGTGGAG GGCGTCTCCTACCCGGCCTGCCACGGCATCTGGGCCAAATGGGCCCCGCCGCTGGAACGAAGCCGCCTGGCCACGACGGCCTTCTGTG GCTCTTATGCGGGCGCAGTGATCGCCATGCCGCTGGCTGGAATCCTGGTCCAGTACTCAGGATGGTCCTCCGTCTTCTACGTCTACG GGAGCTTCGGGGTCATGTGGTACTGCTTCTGGATCCTGGTTTCGTACGAGAGTCCGGCGGCTCACCCGACCATCACGGAGGAGGAGCGGACGTACATCGAGGAGAGCATCGGCGAGTCGTCTCAGCACACGGTGACG AAGTTCAACACTCCGTGGAAATCGTTCTTCACCTCCATGCCGGTCTACGCCATCATAGTGGCCAATTTCTGCCGCAGCTGGACtttctatctgctgctcatcaGCCAGCCCGCCTACTTTGAGGAAGTGTTTGGCTTCGAAATCAGCAAG GTGGGAATACTTTCTGCTCTGCCTCACCTGGTCATGACCATCATCGTTCCCATCGGAGGCCAAATCGCTGACTACCTGCGCTCCAATCAGATCATGACCACCACAAACGTCAGAAAGATCATGAACTGTGGAG GGTTCGGGATGGAGGCCACCCTCCTGCTGGTGGTCGGCTTCTCGCACACGAAGGGCGTCGCCATCACCTTCCTGGTTCTGGCGGTGGGATTCTCTGGGTTCGCCATTTCAG GTTTTAACGTCAACCACCTGGACATCGCGCCGCGATACGCCAGCATCCTCATGGGGATCTCCAACGGCGTGGGCACGCTGTCCGGCATGGTCTGCCCGCTGATAGTGGGCGCCATGACCAAAAACAAG ACGCGGGAGGAGTGGCAGGGTGTGTTTCTGATCGCCTCACTCGTTCATTATGGCGGGGTTATATTTTATG gtaTTTTTGCCTCTGGGGAGAAGCAGCCGTGGGCCGAGCCGGAGGAGCTGAGCGTGGAGAAGTGCGGCATCCTGGACGAGGACGAGCTCGCCAACGAGACGGAGGAGCTGTACCGCTCCAGCGGAGGAGCCGGCTACGGCGCCACCACCCAGGGCTCCGACCCCAACGGAGGCGGCGGCGGCTGGGTCTCCGACTGGGACAGAACCGAGGAGTACGTCCAGCCGGCTGGGACCAACAGCTACGCTCACGGAGGCGAGCCAGAGTTCACATAG
- the LOC116727550 gene encoding Fc receptor-like protein 2 encodes MAGGRELLLLAAVIALLVQTEQKPTVSMIPNLTEIFTGDLLYLHCDGDQTGSPTTWDFNGNMAAQNNTLKIAAASSKDSGIYKCTINGQTSDDFNLKVLEYVPIASLSIATGQPVMRNNAKVLLELRNDEGLEGWLCRVNRKKDTKRVKLKLNNANATSFIFETSPLKVPETIYWCEKNGTKDRSNQVVLRTTDNEVTLEMYPFPAIAGEKMTLRCLVWGTKEVIQSVFYKENVMTKTVHGDTYNVPKVTESEMGRYRCEATYRYKDQTVRPHVYESDVQDLPVQVRPVEAVLSDTMQCSCPSCDKQEDIKSYMYYKQNGNSWTMLGQNKHPDSDGTYHCRAVLGNMRTLPSKAVAKNRSIFSSVIGILFFIIVLGLLIFAVAFYKWNKNRNARVDIYEQVPMRQGDANYEAINMRQVKEGEYDTLQPGAEGRQKTGGEYEALTKREGKDEVYHTLGENVASGGGDGGYQALKTAGIQKDEYDTLKTKQPEGGTGAESGGNGGYEALKTAGIQKDEYDTLKTKQPEGGTGAESGGNGGYEALKTAGIQKDEYDTLKTKQPEGGTGAESGGNGGYEALKTAGISKDEYETLKTKQAELEKVEEIKEEK; translated from the exons GTGACGGTGATCAGACTGGGAGCCCAACAACCTGGGATTTTAATGGCAACATGGCAGCGCAAAATAACACTCTGAAGATAGCAGCTGCTTCCTCCAAGGACTCAGGAATCTATAAATGTACAATCAACGGCCAAACAAGTGATGACTTCAACTTAAAAGTTCTTG AATACGTTCCCATCGCATCACTTAGCATCGCAACAGGCCAGCCAGTGATGCGCAACAACGCCAAAGTTCTGCTGGAGCTTAGAAACGATGAAGGACTGGAGGGATGGCTCTGCAGAGTCAACCGGAAAAAGGACACCAAAAGAGTTAAACTGAAATTGAACAATGCAAATGCAACATCATTTATCTTTGAAACTTCTCCACTGAAGGTACCCGAGACCATCTACTGGTGTGAAAAGAACGGTACAAAGGACAGAAGCAACCAAGTTGTTCTCAGGACCACTG ACAATGAAGTGACTCTGGAAATGTATCCGTTCCCTGCAATAGCAGGAGAGAAAATGACCCTGAGATGTCTTGTGTGGGGAACAAAGGAAGTTATCCAATCTGTTTTCTACAAAGAGAACGTCATGACCAAGACAGTTCATGGAGATACATATAATGTCCCTAAAGTTACTGAATCTGAGATGGGAAGATATCGGTGTGAAGCCACCTACAGATACAAGGACCAGACAGTCCGCCCACATGTATACGAATCTGATGTTCAGGATTTACCTGTCCAAG TTCGTCCCGTCGAAGCGGTGCTGTCTGACACCATGCAGTGCTCCTGTCCGTCATGTGATAAACAGGAGGACATCAAGTCATACATGTACTACAAGCAAAATGGTAACTCCTGGACGATGCTCGGTCAAAACAAGCATCCAGACAGTGACGGTACTTACCACTGCAGAGCTGTTTTGGGCAACATGAGGACTTTACCCAGCAAAGCTGTGGCAA aaaatcgCAGTATTTTTTCATCGGTGATTGGGATCTTGTTTTTCATCATTGTGCTGGGATTGCTCATTTTTGCCGTGGCATTTTATAAGTGGAACAAGAATAGAAATGCGAGAG tggACATTTACGAGCAAGTCCCGATGAGGCAAGGGGATGCCAATTATGAGGCTATAAATATGAGGCAAGTGAAAGAGGGTGAATACGACACGCTTCAACCTGGAGCAGAGGGCAGACAGAAGACGGGTGGCGAATACGAAGCACTGACGAAAAGGGAAGGCAAAGACGAAGTTTACCACACTCTGGGAGAAAACGTAGCGTCGGGTGGAGGAGACGGAGGTTACCAAGCTCTGAAGACAGCAGGAATACAAAAGGATGAGTATGACACCCTGAAAACCAAGCAACCGGAGGGCGGGACGGGCGCAGAAAGTGGAGGAAACGGAGGTTACGAAGCTCTAAAAACGGCAGGAATCCAAAAGGATGAGTATGACACCCTGAAAACCAAGCAACCGGAGGGCGGGACGGGCGCAGAAAGTGGAGGAAACGGAGGTTACGAAGCTCTAAAAACGGCAGGAATCCAAAAGGATGAGTATGACACCCTGAAAACCAAGCAACCGGAGGGCGGGACGGGCGCAGAAAGTGGAGGAAACGGAGGTTACGAAGCTCTGAAGACAGCAGGAATCTCAAAGGATGAATATGAAACCCTGAAAACCAAGCAAGCAGAGCTGGAGAAAGTGGAAGAGATAAAAGAGGAGAAATGA